In the genome of Kitasatospora cineracea, one region contains:
- a CDS encoding GbsR/MarR family transcriptional regulator: MGDVDGSGQRDPAVVAEFVERFATILVDAGFPRMPARVLTALLTSDSGRLTSAELGELLRVSPAAVSGAVRYLAQVDLVGREREPGSRRDRYRVHDHVWYEATANRDRTLLRWEAGLADGVEALGADTPAGRRLADSLEFFGFLRVELADMMRRWRERRP; this comes from the coding sequence GTGGGCGACGTGGACGGGAGCGGGCAGCGGGATCCGGCGGTGGTGGCCGAGTTCGTGGAGCGGTTCGCCACGATCCTGGTCGACGCGGGCTTCCCCCGGATGCCCGCCCGGGTGCTCACCGCCCTGCTGACCTCCGACTCCGGCCGGCTCACCTCCGCCGAGCTCGGCGAGCTGCTCCGGGTCTCCCCCGCCGCGGTCTCCGGCGCCGTCCGCTACCTCGCCCAGGTCGACCTGGTCGGCCGCGAACGCGAACCCGGCTCCCGCCGCGACCGCTACCGGGTCCACGACCACGTCTGGTACGAGGCCACCGCCAACCGCGACCGCACCCTGCTCCGCTGGGAGGCCGGTCTGGCCGACGGCGTCGAGGCGCTCGGCGCGGACACCCCCGCCGGGCGGCGCCTCGCCGACTCCCTGGAGTTCTTCGGCTTCCTGCGGGTCGAGCTGGCCGACATGATGCGGCGCTGGCGCGAGCGGCGCCCCTGA
- a CDS encoding TolB family protein, whose protein sequence is MTAPATVDPVSDGTPEPGPDGPAPVSVRRKLLVLLVAVLLLAGVGTGAVWWAGQRSDRRDQEQAGGPPVREGRVSLDGAGGRQLLLRNLAWGPHRDEIAAVPAADPDGPRTASGVKCLRFHAAAGTGICLQAEHGALDDTYHASVLDSSLHEVRRFPAPGIPTRARVSPSGHLVGWTVFVSGDSYAGTNFSTRTAIVDTRTWQFYDNLENFRLVEDGHPVQASDVNVWGVTFADDGGFYATVATGGRTYLVRGDLAARTLTTLHQNVECPSLSPDGTRVAYKKRVEGADPAAPWRLYVLDLATMAETATAEQRNIDDQALWSDDHTLLYSMPGDYGSDLWTVPADGTGTPVRLVRSAVAPAYPG, encoded by the coding sequence ATGACCGCTCCCGCCACCGTCGACCCCGTCTCCGACGGGACGCCCGAGCCCGGCCCGGACGGGCCCGCGCCGGTGTCCGTCCGGCGCAAGCTGCTGGTGCTGCTGGTCGCCGTGCTGCTGCTGGCCGGTGTCGGCACCGGCGCGGTGTGGTGGGCCGGGCAGCGCTCCGACCGCCGGGACCAGGAGCAGGCGGGCGGGCCGCCGGTCCGCGAGGGCCGGGTCTCGCTGGACGGGGCGGGCGGCCGGCAGCTGCTGCTGCGCAACCTGGCCTGGGGCCCGCACCGGGACGAGATCGCCGCGGTGCCCGCCGCCGACCCCGACGGCCCGCGCACCGCCTCCGGGGTGAAGTGCCTGCGCTTCCACGCCGCCGCGGGCACCGGCATCTGCCTGCAGGCCGAGCACGGCGCGCTGGACGACACGTACCACGCCTCGGTGCTGGACTCCTCGCTGCACGAGGTCAGGCGCTTCCCCGCGCCGGGCATCCCGACCCGGGCCCGGGTCTCCCCGTCGGGGCACCTGGTGGGCTGGACGGTGTTCGTCAGCGGCGACTCGTACGCGGGCACGAACTTCTCCACCCGCACCGCGATCGTCGACACCCGCACCTGGCAGTTCTACGACAACCTGGAGAACTTCCGGCTGGTCGAGGACGGGCACCCGGTGCAGGCGTCCGACGTCAACGTCTGGGGCGTCACCTTCGCCGACGACGGCGGCTTCTACGCGACGGTCGCCACCGGCGGCCGGACCTACCTGGTCAGGGGCGACCTGGCGGCCCGCACCCTCACCACCCTGCACCAGAACGTCGAGTGCCCCTCGCTGTCGCCGGACGGCACCCGGGTCGCCTACAAGAAGCGGGTGGAGGGCGCCGACCCGGCCGCCCCCTGGCGGCTGTACGTGCTGGACCTGGCCACCATGGCCGAGACCGCGACCGCCGAGCAGCGCAACATCGACGACCAGGCCCTGTGGTCCGACGACCACACCCTGCTGTACTCGATGCCCGGCGACTACGGCTCCGACCTGTGGACCGTCCCCGCCGACGGCACCGGGACCCCGGTCCGCCTGGTCCGCTCCGCCGTCGCCCCCGCCTACCCGGGCTGA
- a CDS encoding MFS transporter encodes MYLADARSTKSDRAAAVAPNSGSGRRAAVPGTVLALGAVSLVTDVSSEMVGAVLPLYVVTALGLSPLGFGLLDGINNGVGALVRLLGGHLADRGGRGHKLVAGLGYGLSALCKPLLLLVHTLPLISGVLAVDRTGKGLRTAPRDAMISLATAPEHRGRAFGVHRAMDTTGALIGPLLAFAVLRIADDRTELSSYGAVFTVSGCVAVLGVLLLVLFVPGRITRAGQPPADASAPKPTLRDACALLARPALRRLTLAAVLLGLTTVSDSFLYLLLQRRLGLPAHLFPLLPLGTAAVFLLLAVPLGLVADRIGRRTLFLLGHAVLLCGYAVVLSPLSGVPAAAAVLLLHGTFYAATDGVLAAATAATVPDGQQGAGQALVGTGQALARFTCSLAFGAAWSLWGPRPALAATAAALAAAALAATWLLRPTAPATTAP; translated from the coding sequence ATGTACCTCGCGGACGCCCGCTCCACGAAGAGTGACCGCGCCGCGGCCGTCGCCCCGAACTCCGGTTCGGGGCGGCGCGCCGCCGTCCCCGGCACCGTGCTCGCGCTCGGCGCGGTCAGCCTGGTCACCGACGTCTCCTCCGAGATGGTCGGCGCGGTCCTGCCGCTGTACGTGGTCACCGCGCTGGGCCTGTCCCCGCTCGGCTTCGGCCTGCTCGACGGCATCAACAACGGCGTCGGCGCGCTGGTGCGCCTGCTCGGCGGCCACCTCGCCGACCGCGGCGGCCGCGGCCACAAACTGGTCGCCGGACTCGGCTACGGCCTGTCCGCGCTGTGCAAGCCGCTGCTGCTGCTGGTCCACACCCTGCCGCTGATCAGCGGCGTGCTGGCCGTCGACCGCACCGGCAAGGGCCTGCGCACCGCCCCCCGGGACGCGATGATCTCGCTGGCCACCGCCCCCGAGCACCGCGGCCGGGCGTTCGGCGTGCACCGCGCGATGGACACCACCGGCGCGCTGATCGGCCCGCTGCTGGCCTTCGCGGTCCTGCGGATCGCCGACGACCGCACCGAACTCTCCAGCTACGGCGCCGTGTTCACCGTCTCCGGCTGCGTCGCGGTGCTCGGCGTGCTGCTGCTGGTGCTGTTCGTGCCCGGCCGGATCACCCGGGCCGGGCAGCCCCCCGCCGACGCCTCCGCCCCGAAGCCCACCCTGCGCGACGCGTGCGCCCTGCTGGCGCGGCCCGCGCTGCGCCGGCTCACCCTGGCCGCCGTGCTGCTCGGCCTCACCACCGTCAGCGACTCCTTCCTCTACCTGCTGCTGCAGCGCCGACTCGGCCTGCCCGCGCACCTGTTCCCGCTGCTGCCGCTCGGCACCGCCGCGGTCTTCCTGCTGCTCGCCGTCCCGCTCGGGCTGGTCGCCGACCGGATCGGCCGCCGCACCCTGTTCCTGCTCGGCCACGCCGTGCTGCTCTGCGGCTACGCCGTCGTCCTCTCCCCGCTGTCCGGCGTGCCCGCCGCCGCGGCGGTCCTGCTGCTGCACGGCACCTTCTACGCCGCCACCGACGGCGTCCTCGCCGCCGCCACCGCCGCCACCGTCCCCGACGGGCAGCAGGGCGCCGGCCAGGCCCTGGTCGGCACCGGCCAGGCGCTGGCCCGCTTCACCTGCTCGCTCGCCTTCGGCGCCGCCTGGTCGCTCTGGGGCCCCCGCCCCGCCCTCGCCGCCACCGCGGCCGCGCTCGCCGCCGCCGCCCTCGCCGCGACCTGGCTGCTGCGCCCCACGGCCCCGGCCACCACGGCCCCCTGA
- a CDS encoding alkaline phosphatase family protein, translating into MSAQLSRRTKRRLTAAGSAVALAATSFGLWAAAGSTAQAAALPTPDHVIVVVMENHAYSQVIGSSSAPYLNNTIKAGGANLTQSYGLTHPSEPNYYMLFSGSNQGRTDDSCVSVGSMSAPNLASELIASGRSWGSYNEGLPSQGSTTCSNSSGKYAQKHNPWFGFSNVPTSTAYTMAQFPTDYTKLPKVSFVVPNLCNDMHDCSVTTGDTWIKNNLGAYATWAQTHNSLLVVTFDEDNSLSGNRIPTLFYGQHVTPGSSSATTYNHYNVLRTLEDLAGLTAHAGNAASATDITGIWN; encoded by the coding sequence ATGTCCGCTCAGCTCAGCCGCCGCACCAAGCGCCGCCTGACCGCGGCCGGCAGCGCCGTCGCCCTCGCCGCCACCTCGTTCGGCCTGTGGGCCGCCGCCGGCAGCACCGCGCAGGCCGCCGCGCTGCCCACCCCCGACCACGTGATCGTCGTGGTGATGGAGAACCACGCGTACAGCCAGGTCATCGGCAGCTCCAGCGCCCCGTACCTGAACAACACCATCAAGGCGGGCGGCGCCAACCTGACCCAGTCCTACGGCCTGACCCACCCGTCGGAGCCCAACTACTACATGCTGTTCTCCGGCTCCAACCAGGGCCGCACCGACGACAGCTGCGTCTCCGTCGGCTCGATGAGCGCGCCCAACCTGGCCTCCGAGCTGATCGCCTCCGGCCGGAGCTGGGGCTCCTACAACGAGGGCCTGCCCAGCCAGGGCTCCACCACCTGTTCCAACTCCAGCGGCAAGTACGCGCAGAAGCACAACCCGTGGTTCGGCTTCTCCAACGTGCCCACCAGCACCGCGTACACGATGGCCCAGTTCCCCACCGACTACACCAAGCTCCCGAAGGTCTCCTTCGTGGTGCCGAACCTGTGCAACGACATGCACGACTGCTCGGTGACCACCGGCGACACCTGGATCAAGAACAACCTCGGCGCCTACGCCACCTGGGCGCAGACCCACAACAGCCTGCTGGTCGTCACCTTCGACGAGGACAACAGCCTCTCCGGCAACCGGATCCCGACCCTGTTCTACGGCCAGCACGTCACCCCGGGCTCCAGCAGCGCCACCACCTACAACCACTACAACGTGCTGCGCACCCTCGAGGACCTGGCCGGCCTGACCGCCCACGCCGGCAACGCCGCCTCCGCCACCGACATCACCGGCATCTGGAACTGA
- a CDS encoding cobalamin biosynthesis protein, protein MVGFLAARRHARPGAERTGRAEQHVDADGAPDGPARAPRLVLGLGLRRGTPAADLLRTVDAALAALGLDRTALGSAATLDSKLAEPGLLAAARELGLPLTGHPAAVLAAVPGPGGSARVAAAVGTPSVAEAAALASAGPGARLLAPRTATASATAALAAPPQEDNR, encoded by the coding sequence ATGGTGGGATTCCTGGCGGCCCGGCGGCACGCCCGGCCCGGAGCGGAACGGACGGGGAGGGCCGAGCAGCACGTGGACGCGGACGGCGCACCCGACGGCCCGGCGCGCGCCCCCCGGCTGGTGCTCGGCCTCGGACTGCGGCGCGGCACCCCCGCCGCCGACCTGCTGCGCACCGTCGACGCGGCGCTCGCCGCCCTCGGCCTCGACCGCACCGCGCTGGGGAGCGCCGCCACCCTCGACAGCAAGCTCGCCGAGCCCGGACTGCTGGCCGCCGCAAGGGAGTTGGGCCTCCCGCTGACCGGCCACCCGGCCGCCGTGCTGGCCGCCGTCCCGGGGCCCGGCGGCTCCGCCCGGGTCGCCGCCGCGGTCGGCACCCCCAGCGTCGCCGAGGCCGCCGCCCTCGCCTCGGCCGGGCCCGGCGCACGCCTGCTCGCGCCGCGCACCGCCACCGCCTCGGCCACCGCCGCGCTCGCCGCCCCGCCCCAGGAGGACAACAGGTGA
- the cobC gene encoding Rv2231c family pyridoxal phosphate-dependent protein CobC, protein MNQQPDLRHHGDAEVRSAGLVDLAVNVRTGTPPAWLHARLAATLADLAAYPDGTAARAAVAARHRRPVGEVLLTAGAAEAFVLLARVLRPRRATVVHPQFTEPEAALRDAGHTVHRVLLTPEQGFRLLPGAVPEDADLVVVGNPTNPTSILHPAAALAELARPGRTLVVDEAFMDTDPGESQSLAAVRGLPGDVVVLRSLTKTWGLAGLRIGYLLAPAPLVAALAAAQPLWPVSTPALAAAELCSAPAALAEAEQAARTTAAHRAHLLAGLAALPGVRVHGTPAASFVLVRLPDAAAVRTRLREAGYAVRRGDTFPGLGPDWLRVAVRDPATTDGFLAALAKALPDAGPTGR, encoded by the coding sequence GTGAACCAGCAGCCCGATCTGCGCCATCACGGCGACGCCGAGGTCCGCTCCGCGGGCCTGGTCGACCTCGCCGTGAACGTCCGCACCGGCACCCCGCCGGCCTGGCTGCACGCCCGTCTCGCCGCGACCCTCGCCGACCTCGCCGCCTACCCCGACGGCACCGCCGCCCGCGCCGCCGTCGCCGCCCGGCACCGCCGCCCGGTCGGGGAGGTGCTGCTCACCGCGGGCGCGGCCGAGGCGTTCGTGCTGCTGGCCCGGGTGCTGCGGCCGCGCCGCGCCACCGTCGTGCACCCGCAGTTCACCGAACCCGAGGCGGCGCTGCGGGACGCCGGGCACACCGTCCACCGCGTCCTCCTCACACCGGAGCAGGGCTTCCGCCTACTGCCCGGGGCGGTCCCCGAGGACGCCGACCTGGTGGTGGTCGGCAACCCCACCAACCCCACCTCCATCCTGCACCCGGCCGCCGCCCTGGCCGAGCTGGCCCGGCCCGGGCGCACCCTGGTCGTCGACGAGGCGTTCATGGACACCGACCCCGGCGAGAGCCAGAGCCTCGCCGCCGTCCGCGGCCTGCCCGGCGACGTGGTCGTGCTGCGCAGCCTCACCAAGACCTGGGGGCTGGCCGGCCTGCGGATCGGCTACCTGCTCGCCCCCGCCCCGCTGGTCGCCGCCCTGGCCGCCGCGCAGCCGCTGTGGCCGGTCTCCACGCCCGCGCTGGCCGCCGCCGAACTCTGCTCCGCCCCGGCCGCCCTGGCCGAGGCCGAGCAGGCCGCGCGCACCACCGCCGCCCACCGCGCCCACCTGCTGGCCGGCCTCGCCGCCCTGCCCGGCGTCCGGGTCCACGGCACCCCCGCCGCGTCCTTCGTCCTGGTCCGCCTCCCGGACGCCGCCGCCGTCCGCACCCGCCTGCGCGAGGCCGGCTACGCCGTCCGCCGCGGCGACACCTTCCCCGGCCTCGGCCCCGACTGGCTGCGCGTCGCCGTCCGCGACCCGGCCACCACCGACGGCTTCCTCGCCGCGCTGGCGAAGGCGCTCCCGGACGCCGGGCCGACGGGCCGCTGA
- a CDS encoding MOSC domain-containing protein — protein sequence MILHTLRRHPVKSLLGEEVARARIDGRGLDGDRRYALLDLTDGRIASAKEPRTWRRLLTLRAESKDAGVRITGPDGAELDDAALSALLGRPVRLIDERPPGSTLRRSVPEQVLAAGIDAEVDYTVQEFGSAAEPGSFFDFAPLHLVTTATLAGAPAARYRPNLVIEHDGEPWSENDWTGRELAVGAELRLRIIARTPRCAVPTLAHGPLPADPEALRRPARHNRVRPLPELPPLPCLGVYAQVLTPGTVEPGDRVRLY from the coding sequence TTGATCCTCCACACGCTGCGCCGCCACCCGGTCAAATCGCTGCTCGGCGAGGAGGTCGCCCGGGCCCGGATCGACGGCCGCGGCCTCGACGGCGACCGCCGCTACGCCCTGCTCGACCTCACCGACGGCCGGATCGCCAGCGCCAAGGAGCCCCGCACCTGGCGCCGCCTGCTCACCCTGCGCGCCGAGAGCAAGGACGCCGGGGTGCGGATCACCGGCCCCGACGGCGCCGAACTCGACGACGCCGCGCTCTCCGCACTGCTCGGCCGCCCCGTCCGGCTGATCGACGAGCGGCCGCCCGGTTCGACCCTGCGCCGCTCCGTCCCCGAGCAGGTGCTGGCCGCCGGGATCGACGCCGAAGTCGACTACACCGTCCAGGAGTTCGGCAGCGCCGCGGAGCCCGGCAGCTTCTTCGACTTCGCCCCGCTGCACCTGGTCACCACCGCCACGCTGGCCGGCGCCCCCGCCGCCCGCTACCGCCCCAACCTGGTGATCGAGCACGACGGCGAGCCCTGGTCGGAGAACGACTGGACCGGCCGCGAACTCGCCGTCGGCGCCGAACTGCGCCTGCGGATCATCGCCCGCACCCCGCGCTGCGCCGTCCCCACCCTCGCGCACGGCCCGCTGCCCGCCGACCCGGAGGCGCTGCGCCGCCCCGCCCGGCACAACCGGGTCCGGCCGCTGCCCGAACTGCCGCCCCTGCCGTGCCTGGGCGTCTACGCCCAGGTGCTCACCCCGGGCACGGTCGAGCCCGGCGACCGGGTGCGCCTGTACTGA
- a CDS encoding M48 family metalloprotease, producing the protein MADTASTDADFTPSELARGRALRRARLPWVLGGQLASLGLSAVLGFSAAGAGLVGAVGGWFGGSWAAQVLAGSAALVLLGRAVTLPFSARVRAVSVRYGLVTQGWGGWAVDVLRGTAVTLALFLPLALGLYALIGWSPGRWWVPGAVGAALLAVALSFLHPLVLEPLFNRFTPLAEGELRTALLELARRDGIAVREVLVADASRRTTALNAYVSGFGPTRRIVVYDTLLSAADPREVELVAAHELGHVKHRDVATGTALGALGAAVAVPVLAALLAWRPLLDAAGAADAQDPRSLPLLAALAALLGALSVPAQCAASRRIETRADRHALELTGDAEQFIAMQRRLAVTNVADPYPPRAVELLLATHPSTGRRIAAARAWLAAKAA; encoded by the coding sequence ATGGCTGACACCGCGTCCACCGACGCCGACTTCACCCCGTCGGAGCTGGCCCGTGGCCGGGCGCTGCGCCGGGCCCGGCTGCCGTGGGTGCTGGGCGGGCAGCTGGCCTCGCTGGGGCTGAGCGCGGTACTGGGGTTCAGTGCGGCCGGGGCGGGGCTGGTGGGCGCGGTCGGGGGGTGGTTCGGCGGGAGCTGGGCGGCACAGGTGCTGGCGGGGAGCGCGGCGCTGGTGCTGCTCGGCCGGGCGGTGACGCTGCCGTTCTCGGCCCGGGTGCGGGCGGTCTCGGTCCGGTACGGCCTGGTCACCCAGGGCTGGGGCGGCTGGGCGGTGGACGTGCTGCGCGGCACCGCCGTCACGCTCGCACTGTTCCTGCCCCTGGCGCTGGGCCTGTACGCGCTGATCGGGTGGTCGCCGGGCCGCTGGTGGGTGCCGGGGGCGGTGGGGGCCGCGCTGCTGGCCGTCGCGCTGTCCTTCCTGCACCCGCTGGTGCTGGAGCCGCTGTTCAACCGGTTCACCCCGCTGGCGGAGGGCGAACTGCGCACCGCCCTGCTGGAGTTGGCCCGCCGGGACGGCATCGCGGTGCGCGAGGTGCTGGTCGCCGACGCGTCCCGCCGCACCACCGCGCTGAACGCGTACGTCTCCGGGTTCGGCCCGACCCGGCGGATCGTCGTCTACGACACCCTGCTGTCCGCCGCCGACCCGCGCGAGGTCGAACTGGTCGCCGCCCACGAGCTCGGCCACGTCAAGCACCGGGACGTCGCCACCGGCACCGCCCTGGGCGCACTCGGCGCGGCCGTCGCGGTGCCGGTGCTGGCCGCCCTGCTGGCCTGGCGCCCGCTGCTGGACGCGGCCGGCGCCGCCGACGCCCAGGACCCGCGTTCGCTGCCGCTGCTGGCCGCCCTCGCCGCCCTGCTCGGCGCGCTCAGCGTCCCCGCGCAGTGCGCCGCCAGCCGCCGGATCGAGACCCGCGCCGACCGGCACGCGCTCGAACTCACCGGCGACGCCGAGCAGTTCATCGCCATGCAGCGCCGCCTCGCGGTCACCAACGTCGCCGACCCGTACCCGCCCCGGGCGGTCGAACTGCTCCTCGCCACCCACCCCAGCACCGGCCGCCGGATCGCCGCCGCCCGGGCCTGGCTCGCCGCGAAGGCGGCCTGA
- a CDS encoding GNAT family N-acetyltransferase, translating to MVEESLRVALEFRRAFARRQAAEVVEVPGGFAVLSEEFRYSHEHNQLVLDAPPSGVDVAGLAEDVLGHLEHRRISVFDDASALALAPGLAAAGYRHETEVVMVHRGPVPPGGGAGPVALDELAPALERQWRCWLPWAADESIAQLVGRRTARAAGAERVLTLAARDTDGEFGSWADLYQDAAGTAQVEDLATAEHHQRRGLADAVLATALRLAADRAPDGLRFLVADAEDWPQQWYARRGFGPVGRTHGFVRM from the coding sequence ATGGTCGAGGAGAGCTTGCGGGTGGCGCTGGAGTTCCGGCGGGCCTTCGCCCGGCGGCAGGCTGCCGAGGTGGTGGAAGTGCCGGGCGGTTTCGCGGTGTTGAGCGAGGAGTTCAGGTACTCGCACGAGCACAACCAGCTGGTGCTGGACGCCCCGCCGAGCGGGGTGGACGTGGCCGGGCTGGCCGAGGACGTGCTGGGGCACCTGGAGCACCGGCGGATCTCGGTGTTCGACGACGCGTCCGCCCTGGCGCTGGCGCCCGGGCTGGCGGCGGCCGGGTACCGGCACGAGACCGAGGTGGTGATGGTGCACCGGGGGCCGGTGCCGCCCGGCGGCGGCGCCGGGCCGGTCGCCCTGGACGAGCTGGCCCCGGCGCTGGAGCGGCAGTGGCGCTGCTGGCTGCCGTGGGCGGCGGACGAGTCGATCGCCCAGCTGGTCGGCCGGCGCACCGCGCGGGCGGCGGGCGCCGAGCGGGTGCTGACGCTGGCCGCCCGGGACACCGACGGCGAGTTCGGCTCCTGGGCCGACCTGTACCAGGACGCCGCGGGCACCGCCCAGGTCGAGGACCTGGCCACCGCCGAGCACCACCAGCGCCGCGGCCTGGCCGACGCCGTGCTGGCCACCGCGCTGCGGCTGGCCGCCGACCGGGCCCCGGACGGCCTGCGCTTCCTGGTCGCCGACGCCGAGGACTGGCCGCAGCAGTGGTACGCCCGGCGCGGTTTCGGCCCGGTCGGCCGCACCCACGGCTTCGTCCGGATGTAG
- the glnII gene encoding glutamine synthetase GlnII, whose protein sequence is MAIKAEYIWIDGTKPTAKLRSKTRVLPNADKIPTWGFDGSSTNQAEGHASDRVLKPVKVVKDPIRGGENILVLCEVFETNGEAHVTNTRAALREVAERYAGQEAIFGIEQEYTFFKGSRPLGFPEGGYPAPQGGYYCGVGAEEVFGREIVELHLDRCIDAGLAICGINAEVMPGQWEFQIGPVDALTVSDDLWIARYLLYRTSEEFGIDATLDAKPVRGDWNGAGAHTNFSTKAMREGYEPIITACESLGASQEKVLEHVNQYGDDIQSRLTGKHETAPWNVYSYGVSDRGASVRIPWQVEVDQKGYIEDRRPNANVDPYVVTRLIVNTCCEALEKAGQV, encoded by the coding sequence ATGGCGATCAAGGCCGAGTACATCTGGATCGACGGCACGAAGCCGACCGCCAAGCTCCGCTCCAAGACCCGGGTGCTGCCGAACGCCGACAAGATCCCCACCTGGGGCTTCGACGGATCCTCGACCAACCAGGCCGAGGGCCACGCCTCGGACCGCGTGCTGAAGCCGGTGAAGGTCGTCAAGGACCCGATCCGCGGTGGCGAGAACATCCTGGTGCTGTGCGAGGTCTTCGAGACCAACGGTGAGGCGCACGTCACCAACACCCGCGCCGCGCTGCGCGAGGTCGCCGAGCGCTACGCCGGCCAGGAGGCGATCTTCGGCATCGAGCAGGAGTACACCTTCTTCAAGGGCTCCCGCCCGCTCGGCTTCCCCGAGGGCGGCTACCCGGCCCCGCAGGGCGGCTACTACTGCGGCGTGGGTGCCGAGGAGGTCTTCGGCCGCGAGATCGTCGAGCTGCACCTCGACCGCTGCATCGACGCCGGCCTGGCGATCTGCGGCATCAACGCCGAGGTCATGCCCGGCCAGTGGGAGTTCCAGATCGGCCCGGTCGACGCGCTGACCGTCTCGGACGACCTGTGGATCGCCCGCTACCTGCTCTACCGCACCTCCGAGGAGTTCGGCATCGACGCCACCCTCGACGCCAAGCCGGTCCGCGGCGACTGGAACGGTGCGGGTGCGCACACCAACTTCTCCACCAAGGCGATGCGCGAGGGCTACGAGCCCATCATCACCGCCTGCGAGTCGCTCGGCGCCTCCCAGGAGAAGGTCCTGGAGCACGTCAACCAGTACGGCGACGACATCCAGTCCCGCCTGACCGGCAAGCACGAGACCGCCCCGTGGAACGTCTACTCCTACGGCGTGTCCGACCGCGGCGCCTCGGTCCGCATCCCGTGGCAGGTCGAGGTGGACCAGAAGGGCTACATCGAGGACCGCCGCCCGAACGCGAACGTCGACCCGTACGTGGTCACCCGCCTGATCGTCAACACCTGCTGCGAGGCCCTGGAGAAGGCCGGCCAGGTCTGA
- a CDS encoding SCO1860 family LAETG-anchored protein, translating to MSVLRSVAAPALAATALAVALPLPAAFATEAGGTPAQPGKASAVTAQLALDVTLLNTVNVPVDVALNKVESPAQRDGAMLTATVDGVDGGRPVTLVKAGVGTSVTKADDRLATASVKLVNADVHVPGLPLTTLLGLEAMSAEANCPVDGQPTANVTAPARLTVLGRSVTVGLNSPTHVDVPAIGTVDVEFARKTVTSSTAAASALEVKIALNPLNLNVAKVNGTVTVASVSCRKPVPAVAPAAASSPAPSTGPSAPASAPASAQNRAVPKGAGEELAYTGSSGSTVLAAGGGTLLVAGGAAVWMTRRRRAAHARHR from the coding sequence ATGTCTGTTCTGCGTTCGGTCGCCGCCCCGGCTCTCGCGGCGACCGCCCTCGCGGTCGCCCTGCCGCTGCCCGCCGCCTTCGCCACCGAGGCCGGCGGGACGCCCGCGCAGCCGGGGAAGGCCAGTGCGGTGACAGCTCAACTGGCCCTGGACGTCACGCTGCTGAACACGGTGAACGTGCCGGTCGACGTGGCGCTGAACAAGGTGGAGTCGCCCGCGCAGCGGGACGGCGCGATGCTGACCGCCACGGTGGACGGGGTGGACGGCGGGCGGCCGGTGACGCTGGTCAAGGCCGGGGTGGGCACGTCGGTGACGAAGGCGGACGACAGGCTGGCCACCGCGTCCGTGAAGCTGGTCAACGCGGACGTGCACGTGCCCGGTCTGCCGCTGACCACCCTGCTCGGCCTGGAGGCGATGAGCGCCGAGGCGAACTGCCCGGTGGACGGGCAGCCGACCGCGAACGTCACCGCCCCCGCCAGGCTCACGGTGCTCGGCCGGTCGGTCACGGTCGGCCTCAACTCGCCCACCCACGTGGACGTTCCGGCGATCGGCACGGTGGACGTCGAGTTCGCCAGGAAGACCGTGACCAGCAGCACGGCGGCGGCCTCCGCGCTGGAGGTGAAGATCGCGCTGAACCCGCTGAACCTCAACGTGGCGAAGGTGAACGGCACCGTCACGGTCGCCTCGGTGTCCTGCCGCAAGCCGGTGCCGGCGGTCGCCCCGGCGGCGGCCTCCTCGCCCGCGCCGTCGACCGGGCCCTCCGCCCCGGCGTCCGCCCCGGCGTCCGCGCAGAACCGGGCGGTGCCGAAGGGGGCCGGCGAGGAACTGGCGTACACCGGCTCCTCGGGCAGCACGGTGCTGGCCGCGGGCGGCGGGACGCTGCTGGTGGCCGGCGGCGCCGCGGTGTGGATGACCCGCCGGCGGCGGGCGGCGCACGCGCGGCACCGCTGA